A segment of the Manihot esculenta cultivar AM560-2 chromosome 13, M.esculenta_v8, whole genome shotgun sequence genome:
AAGGCCTTCCAACTGTGAAAATCTTGTTAATTCTAACATCATTTGTGTCgctcaaatttttatttgtctATCTGAGAAATTGGCCACCGACGTGCACATCAATACACTCTTTATTACTCCTATTGTCGACCTTGAAAAACATGGAGAGTAAATGCATTGAAGCGATAGATGGAATCCTACGGGCCACGGAGGAGGTAGGGTTCTTTCAAGTGGCGAACCTGAACCATGGGAGATGGACAATTGAGTGCTGGAAGAGATATTAGCGGTGGCGCGTAGATTCCACAAGTTGCCAAGGGAGATAAAAGGAAAAGTACTATActgaagaattgatgaagaaggtGAAGTCTGTTTGTCTAACTTCGTACTATTGTAACATTTTGACCTTTACATCTCTTCAAACTCCTATAATTAGGAAACTCTCTTTGTATTTTGGAGGACACTCTGTTTTGCATCTCAACCATAATGGAATATTGAGCTGtagaaagataaaaaaaagagTGAAGGTTTTAGGGCTTTAGTCTACTAGGGAGCCATTTACGATGGTAGCTCTATGGAAGGGCATCATTGTTTTTTCAAATTGATATTGaaaattaagataataaaaCATGAGACATCTCGTATTTAGTCAGATGCATTTATCAAACTAAACTTGTGAATGAATGCCGGAAGAGCATCAttattattaaagaaaaataaatatttatttaatagaagACTAATGGTAAATTGTGTCCATTATTAATCGAATGATGTATTTGTTAAATAAGATTAAAAGTTAAGGATTTATTtgttatcaaaatttaatttaggggctaatttataaattttgttaaaatttagagatttgagTGTAAATTGTctttaaatttagaataaattatattttgatttctgagttttaatataattaatagattgattcttgtatttttaaaattgagcacttaaatttttctatacaGTTCATCCAAATTAAAGGTGTCTCCATCTATTTTTACAGTTTGATcactttttttaaatgaataaactACACTTGAATCCTTaaactttaacataattaacagatCAATCCTATATATTTAAAATCGTATACTTAAATCGCTCTatgattaatattataatttaaacattttgatctttcattttttattataaataatacttaaatccctattaacttttatttataatatttcatttaattaatttttaatattttttatttttaatatctatttattaaaatatttcaatatttataattttaaaattttcagacTTTTAAGtaaagttataaatttttataaagagtattttagaaaaaaaaattgtaatttcaaaaaaatttgataatttattaattttgaattaatatctataatagataaaaaaattatttaaaattttaattttaaaaatataagaattaatccaataattatgttaaaatttaaaaatcaaaatataatttacacGATGTAATAAGAAggatttaagtatttataagagtattttaaatatttaaaatatctatacTCTTTTAAccgattaactaataaaattatggatagaaattatatatagatttaaGTATTTGtaagtgtttgattttaaaattataaagaattatatgttaattattttaaattttatgaattaaaatataatttattcataaatttaaattaagagaaattatatctaatattttttaatttatttttagaaggGAAACATTCATTTatccttaaaaaattaaaagagttaaattaattgacttcaaaaaaaaaaaaaagagttaaattaattttttttaaaagatattaaaaacttattaatttttttataaccttaaaaaattaaaacttaaatttcataaataggttgcccctttttttttcttttctttttatcttttttctatCCAAACATAAAACCCGTAACAAAGAACTAGGCAGAGCAAAGAGGAAGAttttgttttccagagagagagggagagaacgAGGGAGGCTCTTTTCTATTTATGTAAAGAAGCAAATGTttccaaattttattttgtttctgtTTTTTCAATTCTTTACTTATTAGATTCTCTTTTGTTTTTCTGCGTCTTCTGTTGttgttttttttctaatttaatctTTTTCTGGGTAACCCCCTCCTCTCTGCTTCTCTCTGTCTCGATTGAAATACAGAAAATTATATTAGGGTTTTATCAATTGCAGATCAAAGCCCAGAAGCCTCAGATTTTCTGGGGGTTTTCTCTCACCTTTTTCAGATCTCTCTTGTTAATATAAGTTTGTTTAGTCTTCTGTTTGTCTTACCCTTCAATTCAAAATCAGAAAAGTTCACGAAATTTTCGTCTTTTTGAATTGTGACTTATGGTCTGTAGcgaaacatgcataaacttgtttgtATTTCCTTTGTTGAATTATTTTGTATAACgttgttttctttttaaatgtACAATTTGGACTGGGGTTCTATCGATCAGCTATGAAAATGCCTTGGTGTTGAGGAGTTTTCAGGTGGGGGCTTTGATTTTTTTGTTGAGCTAAATTAGGATTAGGGCTTGGGTTAGGGTTAGGGCTTAGTAgatatgatcaaacagataTTGGGCAAGCTACCTCGAAAACCCTCAAAATCATCGAATAATGACTCAAACAATGATGCAGCTGTCAATGCCTTCTCGTCTCTGAATTCTTCCCATGGACCCAATTCCATAAACGCCTCAAAGTCGTCATCGGTTTCTGCAAAATCCAATTCGGGTTCTGGCGCTGCACGCATGAACAATGGGACCATTGCCCCACAGAATAAATCTAATCAAGGGAAAAAATCGTCCACCGTTGCAGGCCAAGTGGGTCCCATTTCGGCTTCTGGAGTTTACGAGCCATTGCCTAACTTCAGGGATGTTCCTAGTTCGGAGAAGCAGAATCTCTTCATTAGAAAGTTGAATATGTGCTGTGTTGTGTTTGATTTTAGTGATCCATCTAAAAATCTCAAGGAGAAAGACATTAAAAGGCAGACTTTGCTGGAGCTTGTTGATTATATTTCTTCAGTGACATCAAAGTTCAGTGAGGTGACGATGCAAGAAATTACAAAGATGGTGGCAGCTAATCTGTTTAGAACACTTCCTTCTGCGAATCATGATACCAAGATTCTAGAAACTTATGACCCAGAAGAAGACGAACCGACCATGGAGCCAGCGTGGCCTCATCTTCAAATTGTGTACGAGTTTCTTCTGAGATTTGTGGCTTCAACAGAGACTGATGCGAAGCTTGCAAAGAGGTATATTGACCATTCATTTGTGTTGAAATTGCTAGATTTGTTTGATTCTGAGGACCAAAGGGAGAGGGAGTATTTGAAGACTATACTGCACCGCATTTATGGGAAGTTTATGGTACATCGGCCATTTATTAGGAAAGCtataaacaatattttttatCGCTTCATATTTGAGACTGAGAGGCATAATGGGATTGCAGAATTGCTTGAGATATTGGGCAGCATAATTAATGGGTTTGCCTTGCCATTGAAGGAAGAGCACAAGCTTTTCCTTGTAAGGGCATTGATTCCTCTTCACAAGCCCAAGTGTGTATCAATGTACCATCAACAACTTTCATATTGCATCACTCAATTTGTGGAAAAAGATTTTAAGCTTGCAGATACTGTAATTCGGGGTCTTCTAAAATATTGGCCCATAACTAATAGTTCCAAGGAGGTTATGTTCCTTGGTGAGTTGGAGGAAGTGTTAGAAGCTACCCAGGCAGCAGAATTTCAGCGTTGCATGATTCCTTTGTTCCGTCAAATTGGCCGCTGTCTCAACAGCTCACATTTTCAGGTATGAATTTAGAATGGTTATACTTTGTGTTACTAGCCTTTGTTGTTGGTGCTTAATGATTGCTACTTGTCATTTTTTATGATGTTAGTCAACTATGGACTATTCTTTCCTTTATTGCAAGCTCAACTGTGATTCACCATTTTTGCTGCATTCATTGGATTCAATTAATTGTAATTGCAAGGGTCACCTGGATTTCAAATGGAATAATGCACTTTATCCTTatagtttaaaatatattagaaaGAAAGAgatataacaaaaattaaatacagCCATTTAATTTCAATAACTACTATAATCAGAAAGCCTCTGATTGCATGTTAGGAAGACATTGTACTTATTAGTGAGAAGAATGCTTTATAATGGAATAATAGATTCTTCTTATATTAAGTGgtttttgttataaattatgAACTTTTGATTTGTATATAATGATTATAATTTTGTACGTGTTGAATCTCATActtaaatttaatcaaataattaaatactaaaaaggaTTAGAATATGTTActataaaatgttataatttgACAACTATAATTAGAGAAGTAAATCAAcaagaataagaaaaaaggaaaaaagaaaaataaagaaaaggagAGGGAAAGGAAAAACGAATGGCtacaggaaaaaaagaaaagctaaATAAAGGCTTTATTTGGATTTTTCACAGTAAAAATGAAGTGAAATCTTaaattttgaagttttgaggtCTAACAATCTTTTGGAAAAAGAACAAACTGTAATTGATAGATTCAATATCGAATCTTAAGATCCATTTACAATTCTGTGCATTTAATATTCATCCCATATATTTGAATTGCTAGGAAGAAAAATTGAATGAGATTGATAATCATAAGATTCTAACAACAGTGAGCTGCATAAAATGTATACAAGAATGTCTTTTACTTGTCTACATGGTAATTACTATTTGTTCGTCATCCACTACATATGATATGGATATTAATCTTCAAGTCCTAAGAATATATTCCTAGATTTTGGACTTATGTGGAAAATTATCATTGTTTAATGCCATTTCTATAAGCAACTCCTTTCTGGAGTCCACTGATTTAAGATGCACTTTATATATATAAGCTTTCATTACCTCTCAACTGTTAATGATTATAGCAGAACAACACTAGTTCCGCGCTTCTCTTTGAAGGGTAAATGTATAAAGCCTAGGGGTTAAACTTTTGGTTGATCTTAATGTTAGAAAAATGGGATTAGAATATTTTTACTTGGAAAAATATAGTGTTAATTTGTGATAGAAAAGTGGAAATGCACTTATCTTTTGATGCTtcaataattagaaaaaaatgctTTATGTCTACATGCAGAGACTgacaatatatattttaagaaaagaaCAGTTGGAAAATATCCTGTACAAAGACCTTAAGAGCAGCAGCTTAAGCCTTTGTACTTCTATTCCTTAAAAAATGTGACTAGTTTGCATGCAACTTATAGCATGCATAACGCACAAAGGGATCATCTTCCACTTCTTATTGTTGCTGATTTCCTTGTATTCCCTGCCATCTGCTTAAGATTTAAGAATAGCCCAATAAATTGAAACCACAGAAAATGCTGGGAACTGTAATCTATAGCTACTAACCAATGCAAAAAAGAGATGCTCCTGTAGTTCATCACTCTTTTGTATGCATCATCACTCAAGAGTAAAATGCTTTCTTTTAATTAAGTTATGAATGGTGTGGATCTTCCCAAAGCATGGGGGCTCAGTATGAAGTGACTGTAGCAGTCCTGCCTTCATGGAATTGCTTTCCTCATGTTCTAAGAAGCTTTGTCCCAAACTTTGTAATGGTGGGTCCCCAaaactaaaaaaagaaaaaggtctTATGTCGTCGATAACATGAGTTTATCATTTGATAGGAATGAACAAATCTGCAACAGGCAATCAGTGATGGAACCATTAAATTTTCAAGCGTGTAAAAACAATTTGTTCTTTTTGTTCAGCACTTGTATGATACTAGATGATGAAGAAGGTGTTTTGTGCTATAAAATATTGTTGTCCAATTCAACTTCTCATTAAGGATTCAGCAGTTACTACTTTTGTGGTGAGGTTAAAAGCAAGATTCATAGATAGCTAAGGTTTAAATGCAATGTGTAAATACATGGTGAATAAATGTATGAGAAGTCAAGAAAATGGATATTTAACTGATAGTTTAATGTGGGGTTGGTTATTCAAATTCATGGGAATTGTATGCGAGTTCAGTATGAAGAAATACCTGGCTTGTTGAAGGGAGCGTGTCATAAGCCGGTGCTAGGAGACATCCATCACAATAAACCATAGTGCCATATGTGTCTGTTGTCACAGTTGGTGTGATATTTTGAATTTTCGTGTATCTTAAATTTGGTTTCCCTGGCAGGTGGCTGAACGTGCATTGTTTTTGTGGAACAATGATCACATAAGGAATTTGATCACACAAAACCGTAAAGCAATACTGCCTATAATCTTCCCTGCTTTGGAGAGAAACACAAGAGGTCACTGGAACCAAGCTGTTCAGAGTCTAACACTGAACGTGAGGAAGATATTCTCAGATGCTGATCAAGAACTTTTTGATGAGTGCTTGGTTAAATTCCAAGAAGATGAAGTAAAGGAGAGAGATATACAGGAGAAAAGAGAAGCAACATGGAAGAGATTGGAGGAGGTGGCAGCCTCAAAGTCCATAAGCAATGAGGCTGTGCTCGTCTCAAGATTTGCCTCCTCTGTAGCAATTGCATCTGCAACAAGTCCATGTGCTACTGCTGGTTGTTGAGCGCCTCGGTGGGTGTTTAACTGTTGAAGTTACCTCTTTTTGTAGTTGAACGATACATGAGTGGATCTCATTGGCATGATAGGGAAACTGTTGCTTGGCTTATTTCCTGGGCTTCTCATATCATCTCATCAACAGGATAAGCGCATGCAGGGTTCTGAGGGAACAGGTTTATTCTATTTTTGGGTGGTCTGGGCTCATtctgttttattttctcttcagcCATTAAAGTGTATGTGTGTATTATAAGGGATGGGATTGGTTTATAGAGGCAGTCTTTCAGATTTCCTACctgataatatttattttctgtaaTGATGCAAAGAAGAATTTTCCTTCTGTGTTTCAGCTTCGATCTCTTTATGTCTTTGTCTAACAGTAgaccttttgtttttttattcccTTGTCTTCCTAAATGTCGTTTATAGGAGTTTGGTTCTGCAAGTTCGCAGGGGTATATGTGGAATGGTTAAACTGGGTAGAAAAATTTGCTCCTTGATCCCTGCAAGTGAGATTCTGTTCTGTCTACTTGCTGCATTTTTGTCTAATGTTTCGACACTGTTGTAAACTATTTGCAACTTTGGTTACTTCTAAGTAGCCAGTAGAATATGTTTCAAATCTGAAGAAACAAGTTGGAACTTCATGATCAAGAAATTCAGCCAATAGGACCAAGTGCTTATACATGTAATGTCAACAgtcaattgatttatttatttttaaataattttcttgtttgaaatgaattttttttcctaataattaaaaataaaaatataattcattttaatttaaaaatttttattttaaaagatgaaatcttaaatttgaatttttttatgagaTGAATAATGCCAAAGGAATAATTAATGGTTCATTTCCTCCCTCTTGCAGTTTACTGCCACACATCATTTGAAATCGCAGCTAAAACATATAGGTAGTAAAAAAAGTTCTGGAATCAAATTCCTTGGTGGAACCTTTTGATGTTTAAAACTGAAAAATGTCCAAAGAGAGTGTCTGATACAGCCATTTAAATCAGCAGAGAATAAACTTGCTTGCCATTTACACAAACTGCAACTCAAATACTAGCAGAATATGGCAATTAAGCCTGCAATTTTTCAGTCAAAACTACTTAGAGTTGCTAGACATGTGCCCTTAACAAAGCCGACTCACAGGACAGGCTGCAATCACTCAATTAACAATGCAACCTGAGATTAATAGTCATCACCATATGCCCTGAAACTATAACGTTCCTGATATGGACCATTGAAGAAGAGATCAGCCTCAAACCACTTGGGATAACGAACTAAATCACCAGCCACAAACCGCATGTAACGTTCGCTACCTTCAGGAACCACCCTCACCTCTCCTTCTTCTATGTAAACCAACTGGTCTACCTGCCAGTCCCAAGGCAACTTGCACTTTCCAGTCTTCCAAACAGACCATCTAGAGACTCCAAGCTCATCCAATCGGTTGCGTGGTACTTCTCTTTCCACCTTCACATTGTACAATTCCTCCAGAGACTTCTCTACATGCATTCCCTTTACACCATGACATTGCACATTTATGCTTCTGAACTTGCTACTGGCTCTGTTACTTCTGTTTACAGAGAAGAAGCCGAAACTTGGGGCTGTGATCATGCCTGTTGCAGCCATATGAAATTTACTTGTTTGTTCACCTGCTCAAAATGATCAAAGTTGAATGTAAATACTGTTCAGACAACTACACTGGGTAGATTTGAGAGGCTGGCATCTTGAGCTCTTAAAGCAAGACAAAATATGTATGCATATTCTCTTCTATAAGCCAGCAATCAGAAGAACACAAGCAAATAATTATCAAAAGAACAATTGAGTTTGCTAAATTTTGTAAATTAGCATTACTAAAACCAGGTGGGATTCCTTCAATAATTGCTTCAGATATGTGATGTGGAGGATATCATCAATTCTCCTTCTCGTCATTCATTATCATTTCTAGTTCTGTTCAACTGAATTAagcattcaaattaaaattcaaatatctCATGTTGCCCTTTTTTTTTGGTGGGGCTTTGCTTCCTCTCCATCTTGATAATATTTATATCCAAGAATTTtgcaataatttaattcaataaatttctgtttagttaattatattcgaaatgaaaaaaattcatttttttaatttaaaaaatttaatttaaaataaattaaaactatgGGTGCCAAGTGGTTTTTTCTTTTCCTAGACGAAGCAGGACATCAAAAGTTTCAGATTGAGGATCAAatcaaaactttcaccattttTCATCTGTCCTTCTAAATCTTAaaaccaaaatttaaaattgaggaTCAAATCAAAATTTCACCCTTTTGTATCTGTTCTTCTAAATCTTAAAAACACAATTTAAGAATAAGCATAAAATTTCAGTCTtagatttcctttttttttttggaatttgCTTTCGTCCCATCTTTTCTGTTGCAGAACTCCTAAGTTCATTTCATTTCCTCCTCTTTTCCCTCAGTTTCTCAGCAACCAACCAGAAAGCAgacagacaaaaaaaaaaaaaaaaaccacccTACCCCGAAAATCGACAACAATATAAACGAAAAGAAGGAAACAGGATAAAATTAGAGAACTTTGAGCCCTTACCTGATAAATATGGGCTTGTATTCAGCAGAGAGCTAAGGGAAGGTAAGATTGAGATGGTTCTAAAACCCTGGTCAGGGTTCGAGGTTTATCTGATTCCGCCCACAAAAGCTCCACGTTAAAGTCACAAGTAGGTGAATTTTAACATGTGACCTGCTGGCACTAACTTACCGGTTACCTTTTCTTTCGGTTACCTTGCCAcagtttttcatttttttggaCCTGTAGAGTTTAAGGAGAat
Coding sequences within it:
- the LOC110629020 gene encoding uncharacterized protein LOC110629020 → MAATGMITAPSFGFFSVNRSNRASSKFRSINVQCHGVKGMHVEKSLEELYNVKVEREVPRNRLDELGVSRWSVWKTGKCKLPWDWQVDQLVYIEEGEVRVVPEGSERYMRFVAGDLVRYPKWFEADLFFNGPYQERYSFRAYGDDY
- the LOC110629018 gene encoding serine/threonine protein phosphatase 2A 59 kDa regulatory subunit B' gamma isoform, with protein sequence MIKQILGKLPRKPSKSSNNDSNNDAAVNAFSSLNSSHGPNSINASKSSSVSAKSNSGSGAARMNNGTIAPQNKSNQGKKSSTVAGQVGPISASGVYEPLPNFRDVPSSEKQNLFIRKLNMCCVVFDFSDPSKNLKEKDIKRQTLLELVDYISSVTSKFSEVTMQEITKMVAANLFRTLPSANHDTKILETYDPEEDEPTMEPAWPHLQIVYEFLLRFVASTETDAKLAKRYIDHSFVLKLLDLFDSEDQREREYLKTILHRIYGKFMVHRPFIRKAINNIFYRFIFETERHNGIAELLEILGSIINGFALPLKEEHKLFLVRALIPLHKPKCVSMYHQQLSYCITQFVEKDFKLADTVIRGLLKYWPITNSSKEVMFLGELEEVLEATQAAEFQRCMIPLFRQIGRCLNSSHFQVAERALFLWNNDHIRNLITQNRKAILPIIFPALERNTRGHWNQAVQSLTLNVRKIFSDADQELFDECLVKFQEDEVKERDIQEKREATWKRLEEVAASKSISNEAVLVSRFASSVAIASATSPCATAGC